One segment of Candidatus Nanopelagicales bacterium DNA contains the following:
- a CDS encoding FxsA family protein gives MKRFLFVGYPLVELFTAVAFIIWLGFGWTIVIYIAGFPIGWFLLKSAGRANVELANEQRTPTKSVTFRFISGVLFVIPGFWSDVLGALCLVPFVQGRIAAPFAFLTTPVGGVNWRVNTWSGGEVVEGVVIHNPDDPNDQRFLDSAD, from the coding sequence GTGAAAAGATTTCTTTTCGTTGGTTATCCACTCGTTGAATTGTTTACTGCCGTTGCTTTCATCATCTGGCTTGGTTTTGGATGGACCATTGTTATATACATCGCAGGGTTTCCGATTGGCTGGTTTCTGCTCAAGTCAGCAGGTCGTGCCAATGTCGAATTGGCAAATGAGCAACGCACGCCTACGAAATCGGTGACGTTTAGATTCATATCTGGCGTTCTCTTTGTTATCCCCGGATTTTGGAGCGATGTGTTGGGTGCGCTCTGTCTTGTGCCGTTTGTCCAAGGGCGGATAGCGGCACCATTTGCGTTCTTGACCACTCCAGTGGGTGGCGTGAACTGGCGCGTGAATACTTGGTCAGGGGGAGAAGTCGTTGAAGGGGTCGTCATTCACAATCCTGACGACCCCAACGACCAACGTTTCTTGGATTCCGCAGATTAA
- a CDS encoding Xaa-Pro peptidase family protein, whose product MVEAFGTADFQHRMGKVRLAAQMAGIDGVLITPGADLRYLTGYDAKALERLTCLVIPTSGDPVIIVPNLEVLAAKASPLGDLGMDIIGCGEGDDPYLRVADVMQGASTVAVDDHMWASKVLRLKTAMPDTQQILAGQLIDPIRMRKDAREILALRGAGSAIDRVHAQVPALLRAGRTEREVGRNIAELIISEGHVAVDFVIVAAGANGASPHHDVSDYVIQPGDPVVVDIGGTMPDGYCSDCTRMYAVGNPGNEYLEKFDILFDAQQRSRDAARPGVSAGSVDAAARDHLDEHGLGELFIHRTGHGIGMQTHEEPYIYQGSGFVLEPGMAFSIEPGFYDEGRFGARIEDIVVCTDDGIESMNHQPHELIVVE is encoded by the coding sequence ATGGTTGAAGCATTCGGTACGGCTGATTTCCAGCACCGCATGGGCAAAGTTCGCCTTGCCGCACAAATGGCTGGGATTGATGGAGTGCTGATCACTCCTGGGGCCGATCTTCGATATCTCACGGGCTATGACGCCAAAGCACTCGAACGCCTGACCTGTCTGGTCATACCCACATCTGGTGATCCGGTGATCATTGTTCCCAATCTCGAGGTTCTGGCAGCCAAAGCCAGCCCGCTGGGTGACTTGGGCATGGACATCATCGGCTGTGGTGAAGGTGATGACCCATATCTACGCGTAGCAGATGTCATGCAAGGCGCTTCGACTGTCGCCGTGGACGACCACATGTGGGCCTCCAAGGTCTTGAGGCTGAAAACAGCTATGCCTGACACGCAGCAAATTCTTGCCGGTCAGCTCATTGATCCAATTCGAATGCGCAAAGACGCTCGTGAAATCTTGGCACTGCGAGGAGCGGGTTCGGCTATCGATCGCGTGCACGCGCAAGTTCCAGCACTGTTGCGGGCAGGTCGTACTGAGCGTGAGGTTGGACGAAATATCGCTGAACTTATTATTTCTGAAGGTCATGTCGCTGTCGATTTCGTAATCGTGGCGGCAGGAGCAAACGGTGCAAGTCCGCATCACGACGTGTCTGATTACGTGATTCAACCTGGTGACCCAGTCGTTGTCGATATCGGTGGAACGATGCCTGATGGTTATTGCAGTGATTGCACTCGCATGTATGCCGTAGGTAACCCGGGAAATGAGTACCTAGAGAAATTCGACATTCTCTTCGACGCCCAACAACGTTCACGCGATGCAGCACGCCCTGGAGTAAGTGCAGGAAGTGTTGATGCTGCGGCCCGTGATCATCTTGACGAGCATGGTTTAGGAGAGTTATTCATCCACCGCACGGGTCACGGCATTGGAATGCAGACCCATGAAGAGCCATATATTTATCAAGGTAGTGGATTTGTTTTGGAACCAGGTATGGCCTTCAGTATCGAGCCGGGTTTTTATGACGAAGGTCGCTTTGGCGCTCGTATCGAAGACATTGTTGTGTGTACTGACGATGGAATTGAGTCAATGAACCATCAACCGCACGAACTCATTGTGGTGGAGTAG
- the lnt gene encoding apolipoprotein N-acyltransferase, which yields MRYWRWYSCLFGSVLLWMSFPPVNVGWLAIPGIALLVLSIQGSTLNQAFILGFTFAAVFNLLLLHWLTIVGFDAWVLLSLVCALWSGLMGTGIALVSRHRLWPALIPGMWIAQEWVRGTWPFGGFPWGTVAFSQADTSIGRTSTLVGMLGTSGWVVLCACVLVAVVRAINNHEPKSTFITAGWFIVLVAIPALIPIAHGGDSIGGVASTPIGLVQGGTPSTGMSAFDVRRAVLDNHVRETMTLATAIAQKQSTKPTFVLWPENSSDLDPYRDEAAAAAIGVAVRSLNVPVLVGAVVNNPQEASTILNAGILWDPVSGPGQQYNKKHPVPFGEYIPFRDLLAPLISRFDRIGRDFAAGTATGIFSIGGVDAGNLICFEVAYNSVTGALVDEGARVITVQTNNATYADTAQPEQQFMIERMRALETGRSVVVAATTGISAFIRPDGSVQAMIGEGSTGSLVRDVSLRGQRNLGSVVAPYVTLLWAGSALFTGLFFAVRAIHARRARQHKVVQ from the coding sequence ATGCGTTACTGGCGGTGGTATTCATGCCTCTTTGGCAGCGTGCTGTTATGGATGTCCTTTCCACCCGTAAATGTGGGTTGGTTGGCGATTCCTGGAATTGCACTCTTGGTGTTGTCGATTCAAGGCAGCACGCTGAATCAAGCGTTCATTCTCGGATTCACTTTTGCGGCTGTATTTAATCTGCTCTTGCTTCATTGGCTAACGATCGTCGGTTTTGACGCTTGGGTCTTGTTGTCACTTGTCTGCGCATTGTGGTCCGGATTGATGGGCACAGGAATTGCACTCGTGTCACGGCATCGGCTGTGGCCTGCACTCATTCCCGGCATGTGGATTGCTCAAGAGTGGGTGCGCGGAACATGGCCATTTGGTGGGTTCCCGTGGGGCACTGTTGCCTTTTCGCAAGCAGATACATCAATTGGTCGTACCTCAACACTCGTCGGAATGTTGGGAACCTCGGGCTGGGTTGTTCTTTGCGCTTGCGTTCTTGTCGCTGTTGTACGCGCAATCAATAATCACGAGCCCAAATCTACGTTTATTACTGCGGGTTGGTTCATAGTCTTGGTTGCGATCCCAGCTCTGATACCCATTGCGCACGGTGGTGATTCCATCGGGGGAGTTGCGAGTACCCCCATTGGTCTTGTTCAAGGTGGCACCCCATCTACTGGAATGTCAGCATTTGATGTGCGACGCGCGGTTCTGGATAACCATGTACGGGAAACAATGACGCTTGCAACTGCAATCGCACAGAAGCAGAGCACGAAGCCCACATTCGTGCTGTGGCCAGAAAATTCTTCAGATCTAGATCCATATCGTGACGAGGCAGCGGCTGCGGCGATTGGTGTTGCAGTGCGCTCACTCAATGTTCCTGTATTAGTTGGAGCTGTCGTAAATAATCCGCAAGAGGCTTCGACCATTCTCAACGCAGGAATTTTGTGGGATCCAGTCAGTGGCCCTGGGCAGCAGTACAACAAGAAGCATCCTGTTCCTTTTGGTGAGTACATTCCTTTCCGTGATCTCCTCGCACCACTGATTAGTCGATTCGATCGAATCGGACGTGATTTCGCAGCAGGCACAGCAACAGGAATTTTTAGTATTGGTGGCGTCGACGCAGGAAACCTCATTTGCTTTGAAGTGGCCTACAACAGTGTGACTGGTGCGTTAGTTGATGAAGGCGCTCGAGTCATTACCGTGCAGACCAATAATGCAACGTACGCGGATACCGCTCAGCCAGAGCAGCAATTCATGATCGAACGTATGCGAGCGCTGGAAACCGGACGCAGTGTCGTGGTCGCAGCGACCACCGGGATTTCGGCCTTCATTCGACCTGATGGCAGCGTGCAAGCAATGATTGGTGAGGGATCGACGGGCAGCCTTGTTCGTGATGTCAGTCTTCGAGGACAGCGCAATCTGGGAAGTGTGGTGGCCCCCTATGTCACCTTGCTGTGGGCGGGTAGCGCCTTGTTCACCGGATTGTTTTTCGCAGTGCGAGCCATCCACGCTCGACGCGCTAGGCAACATAAGGTTGTGCAGTGA
- a CDS encoding RNA polymerase-binding protein RbpA, with protein MNEISMRGTRIGALSYENDLHVVPADRQSLTYLCPKGHTTVVPFSTEAEDIPHTWGCRCGREAQATNLLANMASTDVKEERYVRTHWDMLLERRSIAELEDLLTERLALLHAHDVPVLKSA; from the coding sequence ATGAACGAAATTTCAATGCGCGGGACGCGGATTGGCGCCCTGAGCTACGAGAATGACCTCCACGTGGTGCCAGCCGACCGACAGTCGCTGACGTATCTGTGCCCAAAAGGGCACACCACCGTCGTGCCATTTTCCACCGAAGCTGAAGACATTCCACACACATGGGGGTGTCGATGTGGCCGCGAGGCACAGGCGACAAATCTGCTCGCCAATATGGCTTCCACAGACGTCAAGGAAGAGCGTTATGTGCGCACTCACTGGGACATGTTGCTCGAGCGCCGATCGATTGCCGAACTTGAGGATCTGCTGACTGAGCGACTCGCCCTATTGCATGCACATGATGTTCCGGTGTTGAAGTCTGCTTAA
- a CDS encoding DEAD/DEAH box helicase, whose amino-acid sequence MNSPAERYAASRQRAQSPYVQAFAEGFSFGLDDFQLRACRSLEAGKSVLVAAPTGSGKTVVGEFAVFLALQAGRKCFFTTPIKALSNQKYHDLVDHFGTENIGLLTGDTSINSEAQVVVMTTEVLRNMLYAESSTLHELSYVVMDEVHYLADRFRGAVWEEVMIHLPESVSIAALSATVSNAEEFGAWLATVRGETDIIVEEHRPVPLWQHVMAGPKLYDLFVDDEQQVVNPELERLARDSTRRHQRDDRNSRRRNHLTPYRSDVVRKLDDEGLLPAIYFLFSRNGCNDAVQQVLHSGLRLNSKHERTEVRQYALEATRHLPDEDLLALGFDDWMEGLERGIAAHHAGLLPIFKEVVEYLFQRGLIKVVFATETLALGINMPARSVILEKLSKWNGESHVDLTPGEYTQLTGRAGRRGIDIEGHGVVLWQEGLDPRAVAGLASTRTYPLRSSFTPSYNMAVNLVARLGRHTAREVLETSFAQFQADRSVVGLATQIRKLEEGLAGYRDAMECHLGDFIEYSSLREQISRREKDVTRTAAAQRREIATDTLRALKPGDVIIIPAGKRAGPAVVLDTGFGGDNSDPRPLVLTNDRQVRRISSLEVNANLEVLGRLRIPKSFSARNPAARRDLAAALREVVGDRGLNKRGKEPRTEDEVVVELRSQMRQHPCHGCNEREQHARWAERYHRAQREIHDLEQRVEGRTNSIARHFDRVCEVLTELGYLTSAGDDAKVTDDGQLLMRLYTEADLLTALCLQQGTWESLSAPELAAVCSTLLFESRSGEGEPPKVPHGAIRDALDVMHDMWFDIHGIEARHRVDATKALDAGFVWAMYRWCQGNSLYSVLSREDFTAGDFVRWSRQVIDLLGQIAQAVPIDSELRTTAAAAADLVNRGVIASVSEVTLTTTAE is encoded by the coding sequence ATGAATAGTCCAGCAGAACGTTACGCGGCTTCGCGACAACGTGCCCAATCTCCATACGTACAAGCCTTTGCTGAAGGCTTTTCATTCGGTCTCGACGACTTTCAACTTCGCGCGTGTAGATCACTTGAGGCCGGTAAAAGCGTACTTGTCGCAGCTCCAACGGGATCAGGCAAAACGGTCGTAGGTGAATTCGCGGTGTTTCTGGCTTTGCAGGCTGGGCGCAAATGTTTTTTCACAACCCCCATCAAGGCACTCTCAAATCAGAAGTATCACGATCTTGTCGATCACTTTGGCACAGAAAATATAGGTTTACTTACAGGTGATACTTCAATTAATAGTGAGGCTCAAGTTGTTGTAATGACAACTGAGGTGCTTCGCAACATGTTGTATGCAGAGTCAAGTACCTTGCACGAGCTTTCATACGTTGTGATGGATGAGGTTCATTACCTTGCCGATCGATTCCGTGGTGCGGTTTGGGAAGAGGTGATGATTCACCTTCCAGAATCAGTGAGTATCGCTGCATTGTCCGCAACGGTGAGTAACGCTGAGGAATTCGGCGCGTGGCTTGCCACGGTGCGAGGCGAGACAGACATCATTGTTGAAGAGCATCGACCGGTTCCGCTTTGGCAGCATGTGATGGCTGGTCCAAAACTGTATGACCTATTTGTTGATGATGAACAGCAGGTGGTCAATCCTGAACTGGAGCGCTTAGCTCGAGATTCAACCCGTCGTCATCAACGTGATGATCGCAATTCGCGCCGCCGCAATCACCTCACTCCGTACCGTTCCGATGTAGTTCGCAAACTCGACGATGAAGGCCTTCTGCCTGCTATCTATTTTCTTTTTAGTCGCAACGGTTGCAATGATGCTGTTCAGCAAGTGTTGCACTCGGGATTGCGGCTCAATAGCAAACACGAACGAACGGAAGTGCGCCAATATGCACTTGAAGCTACGCGTCACTTACCTGACGAGGATCTGCTTGCGCTCGGATTCGATGATTGGATGGAAGGGTTGGAGCGAGGGATTGCTGCTCATCACGCAGGCCTGTTGCCCATCTTCAAAGAGGTTGTCGAATACCTGTTCCAACGCGGGCTTATCAAAGTGGTGTTCGCAACTGAAACTTTAGCGTTGGGCATCAATATGCCTGCCCGATCAGTCATTCTTGAAAAATTATCGAAATGGAATGGCGAATCACATGTCGATCTCACGCCGGGGGAGTACACCCAACTCACCGGTCGTGCTGGTCGACGCGGTATTGACATTGAAGGTCACGGAGTTGTGTTATGGCAAGAGGGCCTAGATCCAAGAGCGGTTGCTGGTCTTGCATCAACTCGAACATATCCTTTGAGATCTTCATTTACCCCTTCGTACAACATGGCAGTGAATTTGGTGGCCCGGCTTGGGCGGCATACAGCACGTGAAGTTCTCGAGACATCTTTTGCGCAATTCCAAGCTGACCGATCAGTGGTTGGACTAGCAACACAAATACGCAAGTTGGAAGAGGGGCTTGCCGGGTATCGCGACGCCATGGAATGCCACTTAGGCGATTTCATTGAGTACTCATCACTTCGGGAACAGATCTCACGTCGTGAGAAAGATGTCACGCGAACAGCTGCGGCGCAGCGTCGAGAAATCGCAACAGACACCTTGCGCGCACTTAAGCCCGGCGATGTCATCATCATTCCTGCCGGGAAAAGAGCTGGTCCGGCTGTGGTTCTCGATACTGGATTCGGCGGTGACAATTCTGATCCTCGACCTCTGGTGCTGACCAATGATCGACAAGTTAGGAGAATTTCCTCACTCGAAGTCAATGCCAATCTTGAAGTACTTGGCCGTTTACGGATACCTAAATCGTTTTCGGCTCGAAACCCTGCCGCCCGTCGCGATCTAGCGGCAGCGCTGCGTGAAGTGGTCGGTGATCGTGGATTGAATAAGCGCGGCAAGGAGCCACGCACTGAAGACGAAGTAGTCGTGGAACTACGCTCGCAAATGCGTCAGCATCCATGCCACGGCTGTAATGAACGCGAGCAGCATGCTCGCTGGGCAGAGCGCTATCACCGTGCTCAAAGAGAGATTCACGATTTAGAACAAAGGGTCGAAGGTCGGACCAACTCAATAGCGCGCCACTTCGATCGCGTGTGCGAAGTACTCACAGAGCTTGGTTATCTGACGAGTGCTGGCGATGATGCCAAAGTTACCGATGATGGTCAGCTATTGATGCGGCTATATACCGAGGCAGATCTGCTCACTGCTTTGTGTTTGCAGCAGGGAACATGGGAGTCCCTATCTGCTCCAGAGTTAGCTGCAGTGTGTTCCACTTTGCTTTTTGAATCTCGCAGCGGTGAAGGGGAGCCCCCGAAGGTTCCGCACGGTGCAATTCGTGATGCTCTCGATGTCATGCACGATATGTGGTTCGATATTCATGGAATTGAGGCGCGTCACAGGGTGGATGCGACCAAGGCGCTTGACGCCGGTTTCGTTTGGGCGATGTATCGCTGGTGCCAGGGCAATAGTTTGTACTCGGTACTTTCCCGCGAGGATTTCACTGCTGGGGATTTTGTCCGTTGGTCCAGGCAAGTAATCGATCTGCTGGGTCAGATTGCGCAGGCCGTGCCTATTGATAGTGAATTACGCACGACGGCCGCCGCAGCCGCTGATCTGGTCAATCGCGGCGTTATTGCTTCAGTATCCGAAGTTACGCTGACAACCACTGCGGAATAA
- the tatC gene encoding twin-arginine translocase subunit TatC produces MAGTDRSVAMPLNAHLRELRSRLLKSGIALALGMVVGWVYYTPIFDWISAPFNDVVTQARAEGREITLALTGVADPFVLQLQVAAVAGIILSSPIWLYQLWRFITPGLHRHERRWGFGFVLVATPLFAAGVWMAYSVLPVGLNLLFGFTPNGVANIVSVDRYLSFFLRMIMVFSIGFLAPLVLIALNMAGILTGKRLLGWWRWIIFVVFIFAAVATPTGDPINMALLATPILLLVTLAIIFSMLNDKRRARKRRREPDYSTLNDDEMSPLTLSEDE; encoded by the coding sequence ATGGCAGGAACAGACCGTTCCGTGGCGATGCCACTGAATGCTCATTTACGGGAGTTACGTTCTCGATTACTCAAATCCGGTATCGCTTTAGCGTTGGGCATGGTCGTCGGTTGGGTGTATTACACGCCGATTTTCGACTGGATCAGCGCTCCCTTTAATGATGTTGTGACTCAAGCTCGTGCCGAGGGTCGGGAAATCACACTGGCATTGACCGGCGTTGCTGATCCATTTGTCTTGCAACTGCAGGTTGCGGCAGTTGCTGGCATCATTTTGAGTTCACCGATTTGGCTTTATCAACTGTGGCGCTTCATTACTCCTGGCTTACATAGACATGAACGTCGATGGGGTTTTGGATTCGTATTGGTGGCGACTCCGCTATTTGCCGCTGGCGTCTGGATGGCATATTCAGTACTCCCAGTGGGACTCAACCTATTGTTTGGATTCACGCCTAATGGCGTAGCCAATATCGTTTCAGTCGATCGCTATTTGTCGTTCTTTTTGCGCATGATTATGGTTTTCTCGATCGGATTCCTAGCGCCTCTTGTGCTTATTGCTCTCAATATGGCCGGAATTCTCACTGGTAAACGCTTATTGGGTTGGTGGCGGTGGATTATTTTTGTGGTGTTCATATTTGCCGCTGTAGCAACGCCGACAGGTGATCCAATCAATATGGCTTTGTTGGCGACTCCAATTTTGCTACTCGTAACTCTCGCAATCATCTTCTCCATGTTGAATGACAAGCGACGTGCTCGTAAACGGCGCCGTGAACCGGACTACTCAACTCTTAATGATGACGAAATGTCTCCTCTGACTCTGTCTGAAGATGAATAG
- a CDS encoding polyprenol monophosphomannose synthase, translating into MTFEDLGRILVIIPTFNELESLPVIIGRVRASVPEVDILIADDNSPDGTGKLADAFAASDSHIQVMHRLGKEGLGAAYLAGFAWALQQGYDVVVEMDADGSHQPEQLPLLLDALRNADLVLGSRWVDGGGTVNWPKSRQFLSKGGSLYTRVLLGIPLRDVTGGYRAFRADTLRKLDLHEVASQGYCFQVDLAWRAAQRNLRVVEVPITFVERTAGASKMSQKIVVEALWRVTVWGFDDRVTRIRRKAHKRRAAEQHREN; encoded by the coding sequence GTGACGTTTGAAGATCTAGGCCGAATTCTGGTCATCATTCCGACTTTTAACGAGTTGGAATCCTTGCCCGTAATCATTGGTCGTGTGCGCGCAAGTGTTCCAGAAGTAGACATTCTGATCGCGGATGATAATTCGCCTGATGGCACCGGAAAGCTGGCAGACGCATTCGCAGCAAGCGACTCGCACATCCAGGTCATGCATCGATTAGGCAAGGAAGGGCTTGGCGCGGCGTATCTTGCTGGCTTTGCCTGGGCTCTTCAGCAGGGGTACGACGTTGTTGTCGAAATGGATGCGGATGGTTCCCACCAACCAGAGCAATTGCCGTTACTTCTCGATGCGTTACGTAATGCAGATTTAGTTCTTGGATCTCGTTGGGTTGACGGCGGTGGAACAGTGAACTGGCCCAAGAGTCGCCAGTTCCTATCTAAAGGCGGAAGTTTGTATACCCGCGTCCTCTTGGGTATTCCATTGCGTGACGTCACTGGTGGGTACCGAGCCTTCCGGGCTGACACTCTGCGCAAACTTGATTTGCATGAGGTGGCGTCTCAGGGGTACTGCTTCCAGGTGGATCTGGCTTGGAGAGCAGCGCAACGCAATCTACGGGTGGTTGAAGTACCCATCACTTTTGTCGAACGCACTGCGGGCGCGAGCAAAATGAGCCAAAAGATTGTTGTTGAAGCGCTGTGGCGTGTAACAGTCTGGGGTTTCGATGATCGCGTTACTCGCATTCGCCGCAAGGCACATAAACGCAGAGCAGCAGAGCAACATCGGGAAAACTAA
- a CDS encoding NUDIX domain-containing protein, with product MEWHEEFSAQAVAHDRPIHVPVPWGASGDGFVFFPNGERRWGLHGASGVLIRHIDEAGIESFFLAQRGDNVEGGRSQWAIPGGAMETGETPVEGALREFREEIEVELDYEILGEHAAHVHEVWSYTTVVVQVNEKFLPPEQLHWENKAAGWFTRDEIAELNTYEEFQVALEHLFEIIDQPR from the coding sequence ATGGAATGGCATGAGGAATTTTCGGCACAAGCAGTCGCGCATGACCGCCCAATTCACGTGCCTGTTCCATGGGGTGCCAGCGGCGACGGTTTCGTGTTTTTCCCAAACGGCGAGCGTCGGTGGGGGCTGCATGGGGCATCAGGTGTCCTGATTCGCCACATTGATGAAGCTGGAATCGAGTCGTTTTTCCTGGCTCAACGCGGTGACAACGTTGAGGGTGGGCGTAGCCAGTGGGCAATTCCTGGTGGAGCCATGGAAACAGGGGAGACTCCAGTCGAAGGTGCGCTGCGCGAATTTCGTGAAGAGATCGAAGTTGAACTTGATTATGAAATCTTGGGCGAGCATGCGGCTCATGTGCACGAGGTCTGGTCTTACACCACAGTGGTAGTTCAAGTGAATGAAAAATTCTTACCGCCTGAACAATTGCATTGGGAAAATAAAGCAGCCGGTTGGTTCACTCGTGACGAAATCGCCGAACTCAATACCTACGAGGAATTCCAGGTAGCGCTTGAGCACCTCTTTGAAATTATTGATCAACCGCGATAG
- a CDS encoding 5'-3' exonuclease: MNQGPVLVLDTASLYYRSFYALPASMTAPDGRPHQALRGFLTMLDAFHTTFAPRSIIACWDDDWRPQWRVDLLPSYKTHRVLETTDSGEYVEDEPDALSAQIDALAQLLDASSVARLGWPEFEADDVAATLAAHVPGPVIVISGDRDLVQVVNDANHVQLFLAVNGGMPKWPLLNETAVVERYGVHPRVYVDFAILRGDPSDGIPGVPGIGEKTAAALIQAHTNLDGIIAAAGNDPVKPLTPRIAALLREHTEALRLAQQVATAVTTIPIDIASVMQPQETHVEAIGAIASQWGVERFIPQWLSA, translated from the coding sequence ATGAATCAAGGACCAGTGCTGGTGCTGGACACCGCCTCCCTGTACTACCGATCCTTTTATGCGCTCCCTGCCTCAATGACCGCACCTGACGGGAGGCCTCATCAGGCTTTACGGGGATTTCTCACCATGCTGGATGCTTTCCACACCACGTTTGCACCAAGGTCCATCATCGCTTGCTGGGATGACGACTGGCGTCCACAGTGGCGAGTGGATCTTTTACCAAGTTATAAGACCCACCGAGTGCTCGAAACCACTGACAGTGGTGAATACGTAGAAGACGAGCCAGATGCGCTCAGTGCGCAAATTGATGCGTTGGCGCAGTTGCTTGACGCCTCCAGTGTTGCTCGTCTGGGCTGGCCAGAATTTGAGGCAGATGATGTCGCAGCGACATTAGCTGCTCATGTCCCAGGCCCCGTGATCGTCATATCCGGCGATCGGGATCTGGTGCAGGTTGTTAACGACGCGAACCATGTTCAACTCTTCTTGGCAGTCAATGGGGGTATGCCCAAATGGCCACTACTCAATGAGACTGCTGTTGTTGAACGCTACGGCGTCCATCCTCGTGTGTATGTCGACTTTGCCATCTTGCGCGGAGACCCATCCGATGGCATTCCTGGTGTTCCGGGAATCGGTGAGAAAACAGCAGCTGCCTTGATCCAAGCTCATACAAATCTCGATGGCATTATTGCCGCGGCTGGGAATGATCCCGTCAAACCATTGACACCCCGGATTGCTGCATTATTGCGAGAACACACGGAGGCACTGCGCCTTGCGCAGCAAGTGGCCACTGCGGTGACCACCATTCCAATAGACATCGCCTCCGTCATGCAACCGCAGGAAACACATGTGGAAGCAATAGGTGCCATTGCATCGCAATGGGGCGTAGAGCGATTTATTCCGCAGTGGTTGTCAGCGTAA
- a CDS encoding amidohydrolase family protein has translation MKWQSQDRILYRNATIHSTVSPFATAMLVDGDHIAWLGEESAVAAHHDSADRVLDMDGAFIAPVFVDSHSSALNVHETSDARSHAAEFGIGAFHDFSSTDCKAVEELVLSAAGSLVYSFRNQWTGFESGLVVSVHELQALPALLRHGVPIAVDGHGSSSSFVVSELLSAAQMIGSAAFKAATVRIEGVDTFSEAELIDLEQIGVTIIGHPDEMKTAASAVAVGGSVTFGSYSDEFENPWAAIRAAVFEFPHHERMTARAAFSAATRGGWRAVGRGHIGVIAPGAPAHFAFWDTSEVVVQTPDERVAGWSTDPRSGTPGLPDVSPGLPLPTCLRTVIAGTVVFDRGSLAS, from the coding sequence ATGAAATGGCAATCACAAGATCGCATCCTGTACCGAAATGCAACAATTCACTCCACAGTCAGCCCATTCGCGACAGCAATGTTGGTTGATGGCGATCACATCGCTTGGCTCGGGGAAGAATCTGCAGTAGCGGCACATCATGACAGTGCCGATCGTGTTCTAGATATGGATGGGGCATTCATTGCTCCTGTATTCGTTGACTCACATTCATCTGCCTTGAATGTTCATGAGACTTCCGATGCGCGATCTCATGCAGCCGAGTTTGGCATTGGTGCTTTCCATGATTTTTCTTCCACTGATTGCAAAGCAGTTGAAGAACTGGTTTTGAGTGCGGCAGGGTCGCTTGTCTACTCATTCCGAAACCAATGGACGGGTTTCGAATCGGGATTAGTGGTTTCAGTTCATGAACTTCAAGCCCTGCCTGCTTTACTGCGACATGGGGTTCCGATTGCTGTGGATGGGCACGGATCAAGTAGTTCGTTTGTAGTGAGTGAACTCTTATCTGCAGCTCAAATGATTGGCTCAGCAGCGTTCAAGGCCGCAACCGTTCGCATTGAAGGCGTGGATACATTCTCAGAAGCAGAACTGATAGACCTTGAACAAATAGGCGTGACAATCATCGGCCATCCGGATGAAATGAAGACTGCTGCGTCTGCTGTTGCGGTCGGAGGATCGGTGACCTTTGGGTCATATAGCGACGAATTTGAAAATCCCTGGGCGGCTATTCGTGCCGCGGTTTTTGAATTTCCACATCATGAACGCATGACTGCTCGTGCGGCATTTAGCGCTGCCACCCGTGGTGGCTGGAGAGCAGTCGGCCGTGGTCACATTGGTGTTATTGCGCCGGGCGCACCAGCACATTTTGCTTTCTGGGATACAAGTGAGGTTGTTGTTCAGACCCCTGATGAGCGAGTCGCTGGATGGTCAACGGATCCACGTTCTGGAACACCTGGATTGCCTGACGTCAGCCCCGGGTTGCCACTACCTACCTGCCTGCGCACGGTGATTGCGGGAACTGTTGTTTTTGATCGCGGCTCGCTTGCGTCGTGA
- the tatA gene encoding Sec-independent protein translocase subunit TatA: MKSFGAPEILIIVLIIALLFGAKRLPDAARGIGRSLRIFKAETKGLTDSDQTPQDEPAKKSTDE, translated from the coding sequence ATGAAAAGTTTCGGTGCACCCGAGATTCTGATCATCGTCCTGATCATTGCTCTGCTCTTCGGCGCAAAGCGGCTTCCAGACGCTGCTCGTGGAATCGGTCGGTCCTTGCGCATTTTCAAGGCGGAGACCAAGGGTCTAACTGACAGTGATCAAACTCCACAGGATGAGCCAGCCAAGAAGTCGACTGACGAGTAG